Genomic segment of Actinomycetes bacterium:
CTCACCGACGAGGGCTTCGTCGGGATGGACGTCGTCCGCGCCGCGCGGATCTGCGCGGCCGGGCATGGCGGCCAGGTGCTGCTCTCCGCGGCCACCCGAGTGCTGGTGGGGGTGGAGCTGCCGCCCGGTGTCCAGCTGGTCGACCTGGGCGCGCACCTGAAGGACGTCGGGTACGAGCACCTGCACCAGGTCTTGGTCGACGGGCTGCCGGACGAGTTCCCGCCGGTCCGGCAGCATCGTGAGGGTCGGGCCGAGGCCATGGCCCAGCGGTTCGCCGACCGGATCACCGACCAGGTCGAGCGCGAGCTGCGGACCGCCTTCGAGCCGTCGACGCCCGACCCGCCGCCCCCGTCCCCTCCGCCGCCCGCTCGGTCGAAGTGCCTAGTATCGGCGGGATGACGCTGCCGACGGGGGAGCCCGACGCGTTCGACCGGCTGTGGACCCCCTACCGGATGGCCTACATCCAAGGCGAGGGCAAGCCGACGGACGGCGCGGCCGGCGACCGCTGTCCGTTTTGTCGGGTCCCCGGGCTGCCCGAGGCGGAGGGCCTGGTCACCGCGCGGGGGCGGTCGGTGTACGCGGTGCTCAACCGGTACCCCTACAACGCCGGGCACCTGCTGCTGTGCCCCTACCGGCACGTCGCCGACTACGCGGAGCTGACCGAGCAGGAGGTTACCGAGCTCGGCACCATGACCCAGCAGGCCATGACCACGCTGCGGGCCGTCGCCGGGCCGCAGGGGTTCAACGTCGGCATGAACATGGGCATCGTGGGCGGGGCCGGGATCGCCGCCCACCTGCACGTCCACGTCGTCCCGCGGTGGGGCGGCGACACCAACTTCATGCCGGTGATCGGGATGACCCGGGTGCTGCCGCAGCTGCTGGCGGACACCCGGGACCTGCTCGCCGCCGCTTGGCCCTCATCGCCGCCCACCCCTGCATGAAGGGACCCTTCGTGCCGGTCAGGAGGTGGCGTTGGCCTCGGCCTTGACCTTGGCCGCCAGGTGGGCGGGCATCGGCTCGTGCCGCAGGTAGCTGCGGGTGAAGGTCCCGGTGCCGTGGGACAGCGACCGCAGGTCGATGGCGTAGCGGGTGGTCTCCTGCTGGGGCACCTCGGCCCGCACCAGCGTCCGCCCGGCGCCGACCGGCTCGGTGCCCGACACCCGACCTCGGCGACCCGACAGGTCGCTCATGACGGCGCCGACGTACTCGTCCGCCACCATGATCGACATCTGGTCGACCGGCTCGAGCATGAGCATGTCGCCGGCGACCGCGGCCTCCTTCAGGGCCAGCCCGCCGGCCATCTGGAAGGCCATGTCGGAGGAGTCCACCGAGTGCGCCTTCCCGTCGTACAGCGTCACCCGGATGTCGATCACCGGGTAGCCGGCGACGACGCCCTTCTCCATCTGCGCGCGCACGCCCTTCTCGACGCTCGGGATGAACTGCCGGGGCACCGCGCCGCCGACCACCTTGTCCACGAACTCGAAGCCGGAGCCGGACGGCAGCGGCTCGACCTGGATGTCGCACACCGCGTACTGCCCGTGCCCACCGGACTGCTTGACGTGCCGGCCGTGCCCGGTCGCCGGTCCGGCGAAGGTCTCGCGCAGCGAGATCCGCACCGGCGTGGCGTCCACGGCCACGCCGTACCGACTGCTCAGCCGGTCCAGCAGCACGTCGGCGTGCGCCTCGCCCATGGTCCACAGCACCAGCTGGTGGGTCTCGGCGTTGTTCTCCAGCCGCAGCGTCGGGTCCTCGGCCACCAGCCGCTGGAGGCTCTGTGACAGCTTGTCCTCGTCCGCCTTGGCTCGGGCCACGATGGCGATCGGGAGCATCGGCTCGGGCATCACCCAAGGCTCCATGAGCAGCGGCTGGTCCTTGTCGGACAGGGTGTCCCCGGTCTCCGCCCTGGTCAGCTTGGCGACCGCGCAGATGTCCCCCGCGCTGCCGGAGGCGACGGTGCGCAGCGTCTTGCCCAGCGGCGAGCTCAGCGCGCCGACCTTCTCGTCGACGTCGTGGTCCTCGTGCCCGCGGTCCTCGCCGAAGAACGTGGAGAAGTGGCCGGAGACGTGGACGAGGGAGTCAGGGCGAAGCGTGCCGGAGAAGACCCGCACCACACTGACCCGCCCCAGGTACGGGTCGGTGGTCGTCTTGACGACCTCCGCGACCAGCGGGCCGTTCGGGTCGCAGGTCATCGGGCTGCGCGGTGACCCGTCCGGACCGGTGATCGCAGGCAGCGGGTGCTCAGTGGGCGAGGGGAACCCTGCGGTCATGGCGTCGAGCAGCTCGACCGTGCCGAGACCGCTGGGCGACGCCATCCCGAGGACGGGGTAGAACGAGCCGCGCGCGACGGCCGTCTCCAGGTCGTTCACCAGCGTCTTGAGGTCGAGCTCCTCGCCGTCCAGGTAGCGGTCCATGAGGGTCTCGTCCTCGCTCTCCGCGATGATCCCCTCGATGAGCGCACCGTGGGTGCCCTCGATCAGCTGCAGGTGCTCGGGGTCCGGGTCGCGCTCGACCCGCTGCCCGGACGAGTAGTCGAAGACCCGCTGGGAGAGCAGCCCCAGCAGGCCACCCGCAGTCCCGTCGTCCTTGGCCAGGGGCAGGTACAGCGGCAGCACGCCTTGCCCGAAGACGCGCTGGCAGACCGCCACGGTCTCCTCGAAGTCGGCGCGCGGCAGGTCCAGCTTGGTGACGACGACGGCGCGCGGCATGCCCACGGTCGCGCACTCCTCCCACAGCAGCTGGGTGGTGCCGTCGATCCCGTCCACCGCCGAGATGACGAACAGCGCGGCGTCGGCCGCCCTCAGCCCGGCGCGCAGGTCCCCGACGAAGTCGGCGTAGCCGGGGGTGTCCAACAGGTTGATCTTGATGCCGTCCCACTCGACGGGGGCGACCGACAGGCCCACCGAGCGCTGCTGGCGGGCCTCCGACTCGTCGTAGTCGCTCACCGTGGTGCCGTCCTCGACCCGACCGGCCCGTGAGATCGTCCCGGTCGCGACGAGCAGGGCCTCGACGAGCGTTGTCTTCCCTGCACCGGTGTGGCCGACCACTACCACGTTGCGGATCTTCGACGGCTGGTCGGCCGTCGGTACCCTGCCGCCGTCTGCCGGGCTGTTCGTCGCCACAGTGTCGCCTCCTTGAGTCAGTCGCCCCGTGCCACGCACACGTTCTGGTCACCCTTCACCCGCCGCCGTCGTGGCACAAGGGGACTCCTGGCCTTGCGTCGATAGGCTGACGGTGATCCGCACCACCCGCCTCCGACGGAAGCCACCGATGCTCGCGCGCCACCTGAAGGCGTTCTTCAACGCCCTGTTCACGCCGCTGGCCCGCGGCCTGCTCCGCATCGGCGTCGGGCCGGACGTGATCACCTGGATCGGCGCGACCGGGGTGACCGCCGCCGCGTTCGGCCTCTACCCCCGGGGGGAGCTGTTCGTCGGCTCGCTCGTCATCACCGCCTTCGTCTTCTCGGACACCCTCGATGGCACCATGGCCCGGCTGTCCGGCCGGTCCAGCAGGTGGGGCGCGTTCCTCGACTCCACGCTGGACCGGATCGCCGACGGGTCGGTTCTCGGCGGGCTGGTCCTGTGGTTCGCCATGGGCGGCGACGAGCCGGTGCTCGCCGTCCTGGCGCTGGTCTGCCTGATCGGCGGCATGGTCGTCTCATATGCGCGGGCGCGGGCCGAGGGTCTCGGGATGACGTGCAACGTCGGCATCGCCGAGCGCTCGGAGCGCCTGGTCGTCGTGCTACTGGCCACCGGGTTGTCCGGGCTGGGCGTCCCCTACGTCCAGGCCGTCGGGCTGTGGCTGCTGGCCGTCGCGACGGTGGTCACCGTCGGCCAACGGATGCTCGAGGTGCGGCGGCAGGTCGCGCTCGA
This window contains:
- a CDS encoding adenylate/guanylate cyclase domain-containing protein — protein: MVCTDIEGSTALRRDLGDAHASVVTTHRRLLRDVVELAGGHEVDTQGDAHFFVFSRARDALAAAVEGQRALHGHEWSDGADVRVRMGLHTGEPALTDEGFVGMDVVRAARICAAGHGGQVLLSAATRVLVGVELPPGVQLVDLGAHLKDVGYEHLHQVLVDGLPDEFPPVRQHREGRAEAMAQRFADRITDQVERELRTAFEPSTPDPPPPSPPPPARSKCLVSAG
- a CDS encoding HIT domain-containing protein; its protein translation is MTLPTGEPDAFDRLWTPYRMAYIQGEGKPTDGAAGDRCPFCRVPGLPEAEGLVTARGRSVYAVLNRYPYNAGHLLLCPYRHVADYAELTEQEVTELGTMTQQAMTTLRAVAGPQGFNVGMNMGIVGGAGIAAHLHVHVVPRWGGDTNFMPVIGMTRVLPQLLADTRDLLAAAWPSSPPTPA
- a CDS encoding elongation factor G-like protein EF-G2, whose protein sequence is MATNSPADGGRVPTADQPSKIRNVVVVGHTGAGKTTLVEALLVATGTISRAGRVEDGTTVSDYDESEARQQRSVGLSVAPVEWDGIKINLLDTPGYADFVGDLRAGLRAADAALFVISAVDGIDGTTQLLWEECATVGMPRAVVVTKLDLPRADFEETVAVCQRVFGQGVLPLYLPLAKDDGTAGGLLGLLSQRVFDYSSGQRVERDPDPEHLQLIEGTHGALIEGIIAESEDETLMDRYLDGEELDLKTLVNDLETAVARGSFYPVLGMASPSGLGTVELLDAMTAGFPSPTEHPLPAITGPDGSPRSPMTCDPNGPLVAEVVKTTTDPYLGRVSVVRVFSGTLRPDSLVHVSGHFSTFFGEDRGHEDHDVDEKVGALSSPLGKTLRTVASGSAGDICAVAKLTRAETGDTLSDKDQPLLMEPWVMPEPMLPIAIVARAKADEDKLSQSLQRLVAEDPTLRLENNAETHQLVLWTMGEAHADVLLDRLSSRYGVAVDATPVRISLRETFAGPATGHGRHVKQSGGHGQYAVCDIQVEPLPSGSGFEFVDKVVGGAVPRQFIPSVEKGVRAQMEKGVVAGYPVIDIRVTLYDGKAHSVDSSDMAFQMAGGLALKEAAVAGDMLMLEPVDQMSIMVADEYVGAVMSDLSGRRGRVSGTEPVGAGRTLVRAEVPQQETTRYAIDLRSLSHGTGTFTRSYLRHEPMPAHLAAKVKAEANATS
- a CDS encoding CDP-alcohol phosphatidyltransferase family protein, which produces MLARHLKAFFNALFTPLARGLLRIGVGPDVITWIGATGVTAAAFGLYPRGELFVGSLVITAFVFSDTLDGTMARLSGRSSRWGAFLDSTLDRIADGSVLGGLVLWFAMGGDEPVLAVLALVCLIGGMVVSYARARAEGLGMTCNVGIAERSERLVVVLLATGLSGLGVPYVQAVGLWLLAVATVVTVGQRMLEVRRQVALDGPAATQ